The following DNA comes from Fusobacteriaceae bacterium.
GAGTCCCAGCTTGTGAAATTCCACATTTTCTTCGATTAGCGCGTGGGTCCCGATGACAATCTTCGTGTCCCCGTCACGGATGCCCCGCAGTAGCGCTTCCCGGGCCTTTCCCTTGGAGGAACCCGTCAGAAGCCCCGCCTCGACGCCCAGATCGGCAAAGATATCGCGTACCGAAAGATAATGCTGGGCGGCGAGAATTTCCGTAGGGGCCATCAGCACGCCCTGATAGCCGTTTTCGACCATATAGAGCAGCAAAATCACGGAAACGACGGTCTTGCCGCTTCCCACGTCGCCCTGAAGGAGCCGGTTGACGATTTTCCCGGCTGAAAGTTCACGGTAAATATCGGTGATTACCCGCTTCTGCGCTTTGGTCAGCGCGAAATCCAGTGTCGCCAGGTAACTTTTCACAAGGTCCTTGCGGTCATCCAGCGTATAGAGGCCCGATTGATGTTGGTCGAGGGACCAGCGTTTTTCGAGGATCCCCATCTCAAGGACGAGCAATTCCTCCATGGCGAATCGTTTTTTCGCCCTTTCCAGATTTTCCGGGGCCGAGGGAAAATGAATTTCCCTCAAGGCGTCCCTGCGCCCGGGAAGACCATATTTTTCCAGAATCTCCGTCGGGATATTCTCCTCAAAATCGTCGACGAAGGTCGCCAAAACATTGGCGACAATCTTCCTGAACATGTTTTGGGTCAAATCCTTCGTGCTGCCGTAGATCGGCAGAATTTCCCCGTCCTGCATCTTTTGCTGGGCGGCCAGCAGCTTGAATTCGGGGTTGACCATCTGAAACGTATAGCCCCGTTTCACCTGCCCGATAAAGACATATTCCTCGTTGGTCTTGAGGCTTTTGCGCAAATAGGGCATTTGAAACCAGACGAGATCGAGAACGCCGGTCCCGTCGGAAGCGACGGCCTTGACCATTTTGAGGCCCGAACGGGTCGGCGGCGCCGTCACCCGCGTGATGAACGCCTTGACGACGGCGTATTCGTCCGCCCGCAATTGGGCAATGGTCTTGATGTTTGTCCTGTCGTCATAGGAGCGGGGAAAATAGTAAAGCAGCTCGCCCACGGTCCGGATGCCCAGCGCGCGTAGAAAAAACGTCTTTTTTTCGTCTAGTCCCTTGACCGGTATCTCCCCCAATGGCGAATAAATCCGCATATATTGATCGATTTGCATATTTTTTTCCTCCGATTGGCTCAGGAATATTATACTCCGGAATTTGAGGCAAAGTCAACCGGAACCCGCGGCTTTTCTTTTTTAATTTTTGCTTGAAAATGTCTCCCAAAAAGGGTAAAATAAACTTGAAGCGGGCAATTATCCGAAAAAAAGAGGAGAAAACCATGGAAAAAAAGTACAGGATCGGGATTGATATCGGCGGGACCAATATGAAGATCGGCGTCATCAATGAAAAAAACGAAATCGTCGTCAAAACCTCCATCAAAAGCGAGGTCCCCTCGGGCTTCGCGAAGATGACGCGCAATCTGGGCAACGCCTTGAACAGCCTTCTGTATACGAACGGGATCGCCGTCGGCGACTGTCTTTCGATCGGGATCGGAACGCCCGGGACCGTGGATTTTGAGCGCGGGGTCGTGCTCTACGCCAACAATCTTTTTTGGGAAAACGTTCCGCTCGCGGCGGAACTGAGAAAATACATCGATCTGCCCGTCAAGGTCTCCAACGACGCCAACTGCGCCGCTCTCGGCGAAGCCGTGGCAGGCGGGGCTAAAGGGGTCAAAAATATGGTGCTGATCACGCTGGGTACCGGCGTCGGGAGCGGATTCATCCTCGACGGAAAGCTCTATGAAAGCGGCGCGCCGGGCGGCGTGGAATTCGGCCATACGGTCCTGGTTATCGGCGGCGAGCAATGCACCTGCGGCCGGAAAGGCTGTTTCGAAGCCTACGGCTCGGCGACGGCCCTGATCCGGGAAACGAGACGGGCCGCCGAAAAGCATCCGGGATCCCTGATTCATAAGATCGTCGGGGGAAACCTCGACAAAATCAGCGGCCTGACCCCCTTTGAAGCCGCGAAGCGCGGGGACAAAGCCGCGCAAAAAGTCGTGGACAACTATATCAGGTATCTCGGCGAAGGCCTCATCGATATCATCAACGTGTTCCGGCCCGACAAAATCCTGCTCTCGGGCGGCGTTTCCAATCAAAAAGACGCGCTGATCAAGCCTCTGACCGACTATGTCAAGCGCTATACCTACGGCGGCGACAAGACGAGGGTCGCGGTCATCGAGCAGGCAAAGCTGGGGAACGACGCCGGCATGATCGGGGCGGCTAATTTGTAAGCAAAACGATTTTCTATTTTTTCTTTACGATTTTTTCCCAGGCCAGGGGAAATTTGGCGGCCATTTTTTGCGGGCTGATCTTTCCCAGGTCATAGAGTCGCTGCATTCGCTTGCGGATCATTTCCATGTATCCCTCCGTTGAAGGAGGGATTTCCGCGTTTTTGTACCTTTGCTCATTTTCCTCAAGCCAACCGAAGCTCACATAATCCCCTGTCGTAAAGACATCATCCCGCTGATACCCGCTTTTTGTATTGGTTTTCGCATCGACCGCGGCTTCCTTTTTTCCGGAGTATTCCTCAAGAAATCTGTCTATCCCCGACTGCCAGGTCGGGAGTTTCTGGCCGATGGCGGTTTCCAGTTTCGTGGAGTCGAGTTTCGTATAAGGGGCCCTTTTGGCCGGCAAATTGAAGTCGCTGCTCTTGGCCCGCCGCAATTCCCCTCTCCAGCCGATCCTGTCGAGGACATATTTCGCCTGATCATATTTGGAGGCCTCTCCGGCGTTGCTGAGATGATAAAGCCCGTATTTTCCTGTTTTCAGCAATTCCAGGGTATAGTACGCCAGGTCAAAGGAGTAGGTCGGCGAAGAAATCTGATCGTCCACGATGGCAAGCGTTTCCTTGTCCCCGCTCCAATTGATCACCTGTTTGTTGAAATTATTATTGGCGATCCCGAAGACCCAGGACGTCCGGATCACATAGCTCCTGTCATAGGCCGCGAGGGTGAGCTTCTCCCCTTCCCGCTTCGTCTCACTGTAGACGGAAAGCGGGTTCGGCGCGTCTTCCTCCGTATAGGGGGCGCCTTTTTTTCCGTCAAAGACAAAATCCGTCGAATAGGTCACATAGTCCGCGCCCATTTCTTTGGCCACGAGCGCCAGATCCCGCGGGGCAATGGCGTTGAGCTTCCGGCACAATTCCCGCTCTTCTTCGGCCTTGTCGACGTTGTTATACGCGGCGCAGTTGATGACGCAATTGATGCCCTTAATCGCCGCGAAGGCCCGTACCGCCTCAATATCGGTAATATCCAGCTCTTGAAAGTCCGTGGCCAGAAAGGGCTCGTTCCGCTCACGCAGGATTTTCTGCAGATCGTGGCCAAGTTGTCCCTTGGCGCCTGTAATGAGGATCATGGGGGCTCCTTTTTACAACCGGATCCCCGAGGCGATAAACGCCCTCAGGGTCTGTTGTGTTTTGTCCTTTTCGGACAAGATGATATCGGCCCTTTGCAGACCGTAATTTTCAAATTCCCATTGAATGGCTAAGTCCGGATCGTTCCACAGGATGCCGGAATCATATTCCGGTGCGTAATAATCCGTACATTTGTAGAGAAATTCCGTATCGTCCTCAAGGGCGAGGAAGCCGTGGGCAAAGCCCTTGGGGAGGTAAAGCATTTTTCCGTCTTCGGCCGTAAGTTCTATTTTATGGTATTTCCCAAAAGTCCCGCTGCCATGCCTGAGATCCACGGCCACATCAATCGCGCGGCCCGCAATGACGCGAACCAGTTTTCCCTGAACATGCCGAGTTTGAAAATGTAACCCGCGCAGCACGGCTTTTTTCGATTTGGAATGGTTATCCTGCACGAATTCGTCGGGGATCTCCAATTCCACAAAATCTTTTTTCGTATAGGTTTCCATAAAGAATCCGCGCTTGTCGCCGAACGCCTGCGGCTCGATCACGATCAAGCCGTCGATTCCGGTTTCTGTTTTTTTATATTTCATGCTCAATCTGATCTCCATGGGCGCGCCATGCGCGCCTACTACTCTTTGCGCCTTTGTGCCGGCGCGAACGATTTTTATTCTCCGTCTATCCAACCACTATTATACGCGATTTCTTCCGAACATGCAACCATAACATTTTGTCCGACCTTTTCAAGGTAGTATTGACAATATACATGTGTTGTAATACAATAAAAAAACGGAGGTGAATCATGGCAAACACGACTTATAATATCCGCTTGGATGAACGTATCAGACAGGACGCGGACGAGCTTTACAGGAGTATGGGATTGACTCTTTCACAGGCGATTAACTTGTTTTTGACTCAGTCGGTTATACAGCGCAAATTGCCGCTTGTTGAAGTGATCGCGGCTCCGAAAGAGGTTAAAGAATTCAAGCCGAATCCGAAAGCGAAGGTATTACTTGATGAGGCGGAGGCATATTTTGACGAGGCAGGAAGGCCGACGGATGAAGAAGTTGAAGAGAGTATTTTGGAAGTGAAACGCCAAATTCTAGCTGACGGAGGACGCTGATAATGGCTTTGGCGGCGATTGTTGTTGATACAAACATTATTGTTTCCGCTCTATTGACCCGAAACGGAAATCCCGCAAAAGTGTTCGAACTGATAGGCAGTTGCATTACTCCGCTGTACACAGAGGACATAATGAAGGAATATCAGCGGGTGCGCAATGCGCGCCCTACAGGGTTTTCGCCCGCACCTTCAATTCCTTGCCGCAGAAGGCTACCGCTACGGCCGTAATTTCTTTAATTCCTTGCTTTTTTAAATAGGCTGCATACTTTTTATCTTCGATTTGCTTCAAGGCTTCGTCGAGTTTTTTATCCAGCTGATCCGGGGCATCCGCTACTTTGAGTTCAAAGATGAATCCGGGTCTGCGTCGATCAAAAGGTTCCAGAATGATATCCGCCCGGCCGAGGCCGCTTTCGAGGTTGGAGAAAATTCTGTAATTCGGTTCGTTTTCAAAGATTCCCAGAAGAAATACGTGATAGATGACTTCATTACTCCTCAAGTCAAAACTGCTGAACGTATTCAGGATGCTCTCTTGCAAGTAGAACTCAAATGAGCCTTCCCCAGTGATTTTTTTTTGCTCCAATGCGGAAACCATAGCGCCGATATTCTTCTCTCGGCGGAGAAATTTCAGAATGAAACGCTTTTGAAAAAAGGAAAGAACTTCCTTGTTTGGGATTCGCAGCAAATAAAAATTATTTCCAAGATTTTCCTCTGTCGTCAGATAACCGCTGAAGAAGAGCAATGTCACAAGGTTTTCCTGCCATTCAATCTCATCAAAGGCAATGTTTTTATCTATATAGCATTTTACTTTTTGGCCGTTAAAAATGTCCAAAAGAAGTTGGAATGTTCTGTGATCCGCCGTATCCAATATGCGATTGATCAAATCGTTGGAAGAAGAATTAACCCAGTAAGCCTCGAGTACACCCGTACTCAAATAGTTTAAGACAGACCATGGGTTGTAAACCTGTATGTTTCCAAAACGGTATCCGTTGTACCATTCCCGAACTTGATTCTCGTAGGTTTCCAAATTATAAGCTTTGATCGCATTCATCACTTCGGACTCTGTCAATCCATAGTATTCATCGAAATTTTTGTCGAGAATCGTATTCACTACCGGATTGTTCAATCCTGAAAAAATACCTTCTTTGGCAACCCGCAAGATTCCGGTCAGAACTCCAAATTTCAGTGATTTGTTATCTTTCAGCGCGCCAGTATAAAACTGCCTGAAAAATCCGATCGCCTTCTCATAGAATCCGTTATTCCACGCCGATACTAGAGGCGCATCATATTCGTCAATCAAAATGGCAACTTTTTTCTTGAAATACTGTTTCAAAAGTCGCGAAAGAAATTTGAGAGATGTCCTGTAATTTGCCATTGGGGCAAGATTTTC
Coding sequences within:
- the recG gene encoding ATP-dependent DNA helicase RecG translates to MQIDQYMRIYSPLGEIPVKGLDEKKTFFLRALGIRTVGELLYYFPRSYDDRTNIKTIAQLRADEYAVVKAFITRVTAPPTRSGLKMVKAVASDGTGVLDLVWFQMPYLRKSLKTNEEYVFIGQVKRGYTFQMVNPEFKLLAAQQKMQDGEILPIYGSTKDLTQNMFRKIVANVLATFVDDFEENIPTEILEKYGLPGRRDALREIHFPSAPENLERAKKRFAMEELLVLEMGILEKRWSLDQHQSGLYTLDDRKDLVKSYLATLDFALTKAQKRVITDIYRELSAGKIVNRLLQGDVGSGKTVVSVILLLYMVENGYQGVLMAPTEILAAQHYLSVRDIFADLGVEAGLLTGSSKGKAREALLRGIRDGDTKIVIGTHALIEENVEFHKLGLIIIDEQHRFGVVQRKKLRDKGFLANLVVMSATPIPRSLALSIYGDLDVSVLDELPPGRLPVRTKWISNLVDAKLMYEFIDRKLARGKQAFFVAPLIEESEKLSAKSVEELRAEVEKHLPGYRLGILHGRMTGAEKDAVMASFKKKELDILVSTTVIEVGVDVPNAAVIVITNAERFGLSALHQLRGRVGRSKEQAYCFLVSYTDNAVSKSRLTVMEETTDGFKIAEEDLRLRKAGEIFGVRQSGFSDLRFIDIIHDVKTIELVKQTCEAYLKAHQGRIDNPWLTIDIEQKFRDN
- a CDS encoding ATP-binding protein, translating into MKEKTRRKPLPVGVSDFDTMIREGYYYVDKTNLIHDLLYRKAAVTLFTRPRRFGKTLNMSMLYYFFDIRNAEKNKELFHGLNIEKSEFYSEQGKYPVIFLSFADLKPENWENCYTDLKEMISELFTEYSFIKESIPKTERDRYERIENLAPMANYRTSLKFLSRLLKQYFKKKVAILIDEYDAPLVSAWNNGFYEKAIGFFRQFYTGALKDNKSLKFGVLTGILRVAKEGIFSGLNNPVVNTILDKNFDEYYGLTESEVMNAIKAYNLETYENQVREWYNGYRFGNIQVYNPWSVLNYLSTGVLEAYWVNSSSNDLINRILDTADHRTFQLLLDIFNGQKVKCYIDKNIAFDEIEWQENLVTLLFFSGYLTTEENLGNNFYLLRIPNKEVLSFFQKRFILKFLRREKNIGAMVSALEQKKITGEGSFEFYLQESILNTFSSFDLRSNEVIYHVFLLGIFENEPNYRIFSNLESGLGRADIILEPFDRRRPGFIFELKVADAPDQLDKKLDEALKQIEDKKYAAYLKKQGIKEITAVAVAFCGKELKVRAKTL
- a CDS encoding ROK family protein; this translates as MEKKYRIGIDIGGTNMKIGVINEKNEIVVKTSIKSEVPSGFAKMTRNLGNALNSLLYTNGIAVGDCLSIGIGTPGTVDFERGVVLYANNLFWENVPLAAELRKYIDLPVKVSNDANCAALGEAVAGGAKGVKNMVLITLGTGVGSGFILDGKLYESGAPGGVEFGHTVLVIGGEQCTCGRKGCFEAYGSATALIRETRRAAEKHPGSLIHKIVGGNLDKISGLTPFEAAKRGDKAAQKVVDNYIRYLGEGLIDIINVFRPDKILLSGGVSNQKDALIKPLTDYVKRYTYGGDKTRVAVIEQAKLGNDAGMIGAANL
- the rfbC gene encoding dTDP-4-dehydrorhamnose 3,5-epimerase, encoding MKYKKTETGIDGLIVIEPQAFGDKRGFFMETYTKKDFVELEIPDEFVQDNHSKSKKAVLRGLHFQTRHVQGKLVRVIAGRAIDVAVDLRHGSGTFGKYHKIELTAEDGKMLYLPKGFAHGFLALEDDTEFLYKCTDYYAPEYDSGILWNDPDLAIQWEFENYGLQRADIILSEKDKTQQTLRAFIASGIRL
- a CDS encoding type II toxin-antitoxin system RelB/DinJ family antitoxin, with amino-acid sequence MANTTYNIRLDERIRQDADELYRSMGLTLSQAINLFLTQSVIQRKLPLVEVIAAPKEVKEFKPNPKAKVLLDEAEAYFDEAGRPTDEEVEESILEVKRQILADGGR